A segment of the Candidatus Methanomethylicota archaeon genome:
GTAATGTTATAATGCCTGAAGAAGGAATTTCTAAATATGGAGCTGATGCTTTAAGACAAGCACTATTATTATTAACACTTGGATCTGATTTTCCCTTTAGATGGGAACCTGTGAAATATGGGAAATCCTTTTTACAAAAGCTTTGGTCTTCAGTAAGATTTGCAAGTCAATTTATAAATAATAAAATAGAACTTGATAATAAAAAACTTAATGATATAGATAAATGGATTATTTCAAGATTGAGAAATACTATAAGTATAGTAAGTGAAGCTATGGAAAATTATCAATTTCATATAGCTGTAGATACACTTCAACAATTTTATTGGCATGATTTTTGCGATCAATATATTGAAGCAGTAAAACCAAGACTTTATAATTCAAATAATAAAGATTTAGATACTGCAATAGCAGTGATGTATAAAATTATCTGGATATTCATAAGAATGTTTGCTCCTATATGTCCACATATTACTGAAGAAATTTATCATAGAATTTTCAAAAATTTTGAAGGTTTTACTTCTATACATTCAACTACATTTCCAACATTAGAGGAATTGCCTGAAGTAGATGGAAATGAAGGGGAAAAAGTGATAAAAATTATAGCTAAAATTAGAACAAAAAAAGTAGATAAAAAAATTCCATTATCTGCACCTGTGAAATACGTTATAATTAGGGATAAAAATGAATTATTAAAAACTTATAAGAAAAATGAGTGGTTAATTAAAGAAGTACTTCATATAGAAAAGATAGAATTCTTGGAAGGGGAGCCCAGTATAGAATTAGAGTAAAAATTCAGCATTTGAAAGAGCTATTTTTATTATTTTTGATCCTCCTTCTTTTAAATAATTTCCATGACCAGGAAGAATTGATTCTATATTTAAAGTTGAAAGAAGACGAAGACTATTTTTCATATCTTCATTATTTCCACCAGGTAAATCAGTTCTACCAAAACATCCATCTGAAAAAATAGTATCCCCACTTATTAGTAAAGCCTTTGATTCAGAGTAGAAACATGTACTTCCTGGTGTATGTCCAGGAGTATGAATTGACATTAATCCAAATTCTTCTAATATTTCTTCTCCATCATTAATATCTAATACTGAATTAGTATGTAGTAAATATAAATCACAATAGTTTATGTAACATTTAATTCCACTTTTATTTAAAGAATGTATACCTGCAACATGGTCAAAATGACCATGTGTTAAAAAAGCACCCACAACTTTTTCTTTATTTATCCCTAATTCTATTAAAAAATTTAATAAATCTGGATGACCACTTGCATCAAATATACAATAATTATCTTGTAATTTTAATATATAAACATTTGATGACAATCCAACTCCTTCAAAAGATTCCTCATGTATTATTATAAAATTTTTAAAAATTGATGTAATCAGCCCTTGGTCACCCCTATTGGTACCATTCTAGCTACTAAAGTAGCAATTCCAAGTTTATGAGAGACTTCAGCCACTCTATCCACATCTTTATAAGCACCTGGAGCTTCTTCTGCTATAACACGAATATTTGCCGCTCTTATCATTATCCCTCTATTTTCAAGTTCTCTTTTTACTTCACTACCCCAATATTTCTTTATAGCAGCTTCTCTACTAAGATATCTTCCAGCTCCATGAGCAGTAGATCCCCAACTAAGTTCCATAGCTGCAGGAGCACCAAGTAATAAGTAAGATGCAGTACCCATACTGCCTGGAATTATAACTGGTTGACCTATTTCTCTATATTCTTGTGGAATCTCAGGTCGACCAGCAGGAAAAGCTCTAGTTGCACCTTTTCTATGTACATATACTATTCGTTTTTTCCCTTCATAGATATGTTCCTCTCTCTTTGCTAAATTATGTGCAACATCATAAACTAAATGCATTCCCAATTTTTCAGGATCAGTTTTGAAAACTTTTTGAAAAGCTTCTCTAGTCCAATGTGTAATACATTGTCTATTTGCCCAAGCATAATTACAAGCTGCTGACATTGCAGCAAAATAATCTTGAGCTTCAGGACTATTTGCAGGAGCACATGCTAATTCTCTATCTGGAATTTTTATTTTATATTTTGAAACTGCATGTTCCATTACATGAAGATAATCACTACAAACTTGATGTCCAAGTCCTCTACTACCTGAATGTATCATAACTACAACTTGTCCTTCATGTTCAATTCCAAAAATTTTAGCTACTCTTTGATCATAAATCTTATCTACTACTTGAACTTCAAGAAAATGATTTCCACTCCCAAGAGTACCAAGTTGACTTGCTCCTCTAGATTTTGCACTGGAAGATACTTTACTATGATCCGCAGTTTTCATACAACCTTCTTCTTCACATCTTTTAGCATCTTCATCCCAACCATATCCTTGTTCTATTGCCCATTGTACACCCATATCCAATACTCTATTTTGTTGAGTGGTGTCTAAGCGTATCCCGCCCTTACTACCAAGACCTGAAGGAACTAATTCAAATAGAGTATCAATTAATTTCGATAAATGAGGACGAACATCTTTTATATCAAGATTTGTTAAAACTAATCTAACTCCACAATTAATATCATATCCAACTCCACCAGGAGATATTACTCCTTCTTCTGCATCAAATGCCGCAACACCACCTATTGGAAAGCCATAACCTTGATGACCATCTGGCATGGTAATAGAATACTTTAAAATTCCAGGTAATTGAGCTACATTAGCACATTGTTGAAGTGTTAAATCTTCCTTCATTTTCTCAAGTAAGTATTCATCAGCATATATTCTACAAGGAACTTTCATATTTGGATTATAATTCTTGGGGATTTCCCATATATATTCGCTTATTTTTTTAAGAGGGATATTTGTCATTTCAATCACCAATAAACCATAAATATTTTCTTATTTCTAATATGGTAAAGATATAATTAAACTTTTTATTGGAGGGAAAAAAATGGTTTATTCTTACCTAGACCATACCTCAGATGTCTATGTTCATATAGTTTCGAATACACTTGAAGAATTATTTGAAGAAGCAGCAATAGCTACTTTTGAAGTTATGTTAAATACATCAAATGTAGAAGTCAAAGAAGTCATAGATGTAGAAATTGATGGAGATGATTTAGAACAATTACTTTATAAATGGATAGATAATCTCCTATTAGTCTTTGATTCTAGAAGTTTTGCTTTAAGATATGCTAAAGTTGAAGAAATTAAAAATAATGGTAGATATTATTTAAAAGGAAAGCTTTATGGAGAAGAATATGATCCAAATAAACATGAACATAGAGTAGGAGTAAAAGCAATGACTTATTCTCTTATGAAAATTTTTAAGAATGATAAATGGGAGGCATATTTTGTACTTGATATTTGAAAAATTTAATGCTTAGTAATTTATACTATTATTTAGCCGGGGTGGCTGAGTGGTTAAGGCGCCGGCCTCGAGATCTCATAAATGGGACAGGTGAGCCGGTCCCCCTTTGGGGGTCAAGGGTTCGAATCCCTTCCCCGGCGCTAAATACTACTTTAGAGCAATTCTATTTCAATATAGACATTATCAGGTATTTGAATGCGCATCATTTGTCGCATTGTTCGTTCATCTGCATCTATATCTATTAAGCGTTTATGAATACGCATTTCCCACTTTTCCCAAGTTTTTGTGCCTTCACCAGCGGTTGGCCTAAATGAAGGAACTACTAATCTTTTAG
Coding sequences within it:
- the rpsJ gene encoding 30S ribosomal protein S10, translated to MPQKARIFLSSTDYKKLEDVCMQIKKIVEKTGVKMSGPIPLPTKRLVVPSFRPTAGEGTKTWEKWEMRIHKRLIDIDADERTMRQMMRIQIPDNVYIEIELL
- a CDS encoding archease gives rise to the protein MVYSYLDHTSDVYVHIVSNTLEELFEEAAIATFEVMLNTSNVEVKEVIDVEIDGDDLEQLLYKWIDNLLLVFDSRSFALRYAKVEEIKNNGRYYLKGKLYGEEYDPNKHEHRVGVKAMTYSLMKIFKNDKWEAYFVLDI
- a CDS encoding MBL fold metallo-hydrolase, which produces MSSNVYILKLQDNYCIFDASGHPDLLNFLIELGINKEKVVGAFLTHGHFDHVAGIHSLNKSGIKCYINYCDLYLLHTNSVLDINDGEEILEEFGLMSIHTPGHTPGSTCFYSESKALLISGDTIFSDGCFGRTDLPGGNNEDMKNSLRLLSTLNIESILPGHGNYLKEGGSKIIKIALSNAEFLL
- a CDS encoding RtcB family protein, with the protein product MTNIPLKKISEYIWEIPKNYNPNMKVPCRIYADEYLLEKMKEDLTLQQCANVAQLPGILKYSITMPDGHQGYGFPIGGVAAFDAEEGVISPGGVGYDINCGVRLVLTNLDIKDVRPHLSKLIDTLFELVPSGLGSKGGIRLDTTQQNRVLDMGVQWAIEQGYGWDEDAKRCEEEGCMKTADHSKVSSSAKSRGASQLGTLGSGNHFLEVQVVDKIYDQRVAKIFGIEHEGQVVVMIHSGSRGLGHQVCSDYLHVMEHAVSKYKIKIPDRELACAPANSPEAQDYFAAMSAACNYAWANRQCITHWTREAFQKVFKTDPEKLGMHLVYDVAHNLAKREEHIYEGKKRIVYVHRKGATRAFPAGRPEIPQEYREIGQPVIIPGSMGTASYLLLGAPAAMELSWGSTAHGAGRYLSREAAIKKYWGSEVKRELENRGIMIRAANIRVIAEEAPGAYKDVDRVAEVSHKLGIATLVARMVPIGVTKG